The Zygosaccharomyces rouxii strain CBS732 chromosome A complete sequence genome window below encodes:
- a CDS encoding carboxymethylenebutenolidase (similar to uniprot|Q07505 Saccharomyces cerevisiae YDL086W) — protein sequence MLITETFEDVKTSYGTDLRVYIFTPKVHGYPHAKFPGVVLYSEIYQVTGPVRRFAQKIASKGYVVAAPDIYHNFVSPGPLAYDAKGTDDGNEYKIKKPLESYDEDNRLCVDLLYRLPQFGGRIGATGMCLGGHLAFRALLDKRVTCATCFFPTDVHSKTLGLGKNDDTLQRVSQEANADQELVLIFGTWDTHVPPEGRDLIRDQLRKSGVAFSFLEVHAAQHAFIRDESSKGRYDAEITDSCLGFLFEQFNRKLNLTLGEFVPERGELKHVC from the coding sequence TACGTGTCTATATTTTCACCCCTAAGGTTCATGGATATCCTCATGCTAAATTCCCTGGTGTTGTTTTATACAGTGAAATTTACCAAGTAACTGGACCTGTTCGTCGATTTGCTCAAAAAATTGCATCAAAGGGCTACGTAGTAGCAGCTCCCGACATCTATCACAATTTCGTTTCACCTGGTCCACTTGCCTATGATGCTAAGGGTACCGATGATGGTAATGAATACAAGATTAAGAAACCTCTTGAGTCCTACGATGAGGATAACAGACTCTGTGTTGATTTGCTTTACAGACTGCCACAATTTGGTGGTAGAATTGGTGCCACTGGTATGTGCCTTGGTGGTCACTTAGCCTTTAGGGCGCTATTGGACAAGAGGGTTACATGTGCAACATGCTTCTTCCCCACAGATGTTCACTCCAAGACACTTGGATTGGGTAAAAATGACGATACTTTACAAAGAGTTTCACAAGAGGCAAATGCGGACCAGGAATTGGTGTTAATCTTTGGTACTTGGGATACTCATGTTCCACCAGAGGGTCGCGATTTGATTAGAGACCAGTTGAGAAAATCTGGAGTTGCATTCAGTTTTCTGGAGGTTCATGCTGCTCAACATGCCTTCATTCGTGATGAATCTAGTAAGGGCAGATACGATGCAGAAATTACCGATTCATGTTTAGGGTTTTTGTTCGAGCAATTCAACCgtaaattgaatttaactTTGGGAGAATTCGTACCAGAACGTGGTGAACTAAAGCATGTCTGTTAG